The following proteins are encoded in a genomic region of Drosophila bipectinata strain 14024-0381.07 chromosome XL, DbipHiC1v2, whole genome shotgun sequence:
- the LOC108120040 gene encoding putative ATP-dependent RNA helicase DHX57 produces the protein MDEFSRQHMDDCFLRTPSNIRTTNVQATPKSQPDNKSRKTELHVLRLKDESRQMTMDTLRSIHGPDFRLDDISKYKDRGRGGHGVKHSYWQDRGTLMVQSVQGVSSSRGDGSDEDRLRRYALAKLENYGFQAVHCLEAYEHCSGDTEAALLLLYRRYMHILESESLSTELPSEAEILDMRSDEKEALESIYDKAYEEREPNRVWNLKFRIDHLLAHSPSEVRKAREATLAAAAVAAQAELDKKKRSRAPQRCRNFDRDGTCKFGPKCRFAHLPPQPVGPDTSKKDSVDDNDNELWFHVEIRFPPGSRYPFEAPFVYLKTTCHDIPHELRLRYARHLYKEAREICRDGIPCVYSICDLLQTDEQLAGHLDTTAFPSPKRSLFYDEPEDGAANEEAENQQVAKPTHYTRGQTSRNDAGHQRNAEAQTRENRKLLQQFVERRKDERYQKVIDGRRKLPAFAEIERILALIESSPVVVISGETGCGKSTQVPQFILDNWFFRALQLSPKESLPHVEIICTQPRRLSAIGVAERVAAERLDRIGQLVGYQIRLENKVSASTRLSFCTTGILLRRLASDPLLGSVTHVIVDEVHERSEESDFLLLILKNLLRERKDLKVILMSATLNAALFSDYFGGAPVLDIPGRTFPVQQFFLEDILEMSDFVMEYDTKYCRKLKKQEQEVLERELEYADVQASGEPPGKKIKDEKLTLAETYRRYADFSKPTCKSIYLMEPMVINPELIESVLKFIVEGDHDWPREGTILIFLPGFQEIQSVHDALLDNALFSPRAGKFFLVPLHSALSSEDQALVFKKAPPGKRKIVLSTNIAETSVTIDDCVFVVDCGLMKEKCFDSNRNMESLDLVWVSRANAKQRKGRAGRVMPGVCIHLYTSFRYNQHILAQPVPEIQRVPLEAIVLRIKTLQTFAARNTLSVLLETLEAPSEDSVLGALTRLRDVGALDAEDQLTPLGHHLAALPVDVRIGKLMLYGAIFHCLDSVLTIAACLSNKSPFVSPFNKRAEADKCKKMFALGNSDHLTVLNAYKKWLDVAKRGNYAASRNYASEHFLSLNTLETIADLKYQYLELLVSIGFVPVNVPRRRKNACDNILQLTGVEQNQNGENNRLLTSLLCAALYPNIVKIMTPERVYIQTAGGAVPREPSAQDLRFKTRGDGYVKIHPSSVNSHVAVFQAPFLVFQEKVRTSAIYIRDCSMLPLIAMVLFAGSDFKVELHDGDFLFLLESGWIILKAHDLETAEMVQCLRAELIKLLEEKIRDPCLNLLHHKNGCRIIANIVHLLSKNS, from the exons ATGGACGAGTTCTCCCGCCAGCACATGGACGACTGCTTCCTGCGCACTCCAAGCAACATTCGGACCAC CAACGTGCAAGCGACTCCCAAGTCGCAACCAGACAATAAGTCGCGCAAAACAGAACTGCACGTCCTGCGGCTGAAAGATGAGTCCCGGCAAATGACCATGGATACGCTGCGCAGCATTCACGGCCCGGACTTCCGGCTAGACGACATTAGCAAGTACAAGGATCGCGGGCGAGGTGGGCACGGAGTGAAGCACTCCTACTGGCAGGATCGCGGCACCCTGATGGTTCAGAGTGTTCAGGGTGTGAGCTCAAGCCGTGGCGATGGTAGCGACGAGGATCGCCTGCGCCGCTATGCCTTGGCCAAACTGGAGAACTACGGCTTCCAGGCGGTTCACTGCCTGGAGGCGTACGAGCACTGTTCCGGCGACACAGAGGCGGCTCTGCTACTCCTCTATCGTCGCTACATGCATATTTTAGAGAGTGAGTCGCTTTCAACAGAACTTCCAAGTGAAGCGGAGATTTTAGATATGCGTTCCGATGAAAAGGAAGCTCTCGAATCCATCTACGATAAAGCATACGAGGAGCGTGAACCGAACCGGGTGTGGAATCTCAAGTTCCGCATCGACCATTTGCTAGCTCACAGTCCCTCGGAGGTGAGAAAGGCAAGGGAGGCAACCCTGGCGGCGGCCGCTGTAGCAGCTCAGGCCGAGCTGGACAAAAAGAAAAGGAGCAGGGCTCCACAAAGGTGTAGGAACTTTGATCGCGATGGCACGTGCAAGTTCGGACCGAAGTGTCGCTTCGCCCACCTTCCCCCCCAACCCGTGGGACCGGACACTTCCAAGAAAG ATTCCGTTGACGATAACGACAACGAATTATGGTTTCACGTGGAGATTCGCTTTCCGCCCGGCAGTCGTTATCCCTTTGAGGCACCTTTTGTCTACCTGAAGACCACCTGTCACGACATACCGCACGAGCTGCGCCTGCGCTATGCCCGTCACTTGTACAAGGAGGCCAGGGAGATATGCCGCGACGGCATTCCTTGTGTCTATAGCATCTGTGATCTGCTGCAGACCGACGAGCAGCTGGCCGGGCACTTGGACACCACTGCCTTTCCCTCACCAAAAAGATCTCTTTTTTACGATGAGCCCGAAGACGGAGCCGCCAATGAGGAAGCGGAAAACCAACAAGTGGCGAAACCCACGCACTACACCCGGGGTCAGACCTCAAGGAATGATGCAGGGCATCAGCGAAATGCAGAGGCTCAGACGCGCGAGAACCGCAAGTTGTTGCAACAGTTCGTGGAACGAAGAAAAGATGAACGCTATCAGAAGGTTATTGATGGCAGAAGAAAGCTACCCGCCTTTGCCGAGATCGAGCGCATCCTAGCGCTCATTGAGAGCTCCCCGGTGGTGGTGATCTCGGGCGAAACTGGTTGCGGCAAGAGTACCCAAGTGCCGCAGTTTATTCTGGACAATTGGTTCTTCCGCGCTCTGCAGCTTTCGCCGAAGGAAAGCCTTCCCCACGTGGAGATTATTTGTACGCAACCACGTCGTCTATCCGCCATCGGTGTGGCAGAGCGAGTGGCAGCGGAGCGTCTGGATAGGATTGGCCAGCTGGTGGGTTACCAGATCCGCCTAGAAAACAAGGTTTCGGCTAGCACCCGGTTGAGTTTCTGCACTACTGGTATCTTGTTGCGCCGCCTGGCCTCGGATCCATTGCTTGGCAGTGTGACCCATGTGATAGTGGACGAGGTGCACGAACGTTCCGAGGAGTCGGACTTCTTACTTCTGATTCTTAAGAATCTGCTGCGTGAGCGCAAGGACTTAAAAGTTATCCTCATGTCAGCCACACTAAACGCTGCCTTATTCTCCGATTACTTTGGTGGGGCTCCGGTGCTAGACATTCCGGGCCGTACGTTCCCCGTGCAACAGTTCTTCCTGGAGGACATTCTCGAAATGAGCGACTTCGTCATGGAGTACGATACCAAGTATTGTCGCAAGCTCAAAAAACAGGAGCAGGAAGTGCTGGAGCGGGAACTGGAGTACGCCGACGTCCAGGCATCAGGAGAGCCTCCCGGCAAGAAAATCAAAGACGAGAAACTAACTCTGGCGGAGACCTATCGACGCTATGCAG ATTTCAGCAAGCCAACCTGCAAGAGCATCTACCTCATGGAGCCCATGGTGATCAACCCGGAACTGATAGAATCTGTGCTCAAGTTCATCGTAGAGGGGGACCACGATTGGCCCCGCGAAGGCACTATCTTGATTTTCCTGCCCGGCTTTCAGGAGATTCAAAGTGTACACGACGCCCTACTGGACAATGCTCTCTTCTCGCCGCGTGCTGGCAAGTTCTTTCTGGTGCCACTGCACTCGGCGCTGTCCAGCGAGGACCAGGCACTGGTGTTCAAGAAGGCGCCTCCGGGCAAACGCAAGATCGTGCTGAGCACCAACATCGCCGAAACCTCGGTAACCATCGACGACTGTGTCTTTGTGGTGGATTGCGGCTTGATGAAGGAGAAGTGCTTCGACTCGAATCGCAATATGGAATCCCTGGACCTGGTCTGGGTGTCCCGGGCCAACGCCAAGCAGCGCAAGGGTCGAGCCGGTCGTGTGATGCCTGGCGTGTGCATCCACTTGTACACCAGCTTCCGCTACAACCAACACATTCTCGCCCAGCCGGTGCCGGAGATCCAGCGCGTGCCTCTTGAGGCTATAGTGCTCCGAATCAAGACCCTGCAGACATTCGCTGCTCGCAATACCCTGTCCGTGCTGCTGGAGACGCTCGAAGCCCCCTCGGAGGACAGTGTCCTGGGTGCTCTCACTCGATTGCGGGATGTGGGCGCCCTAGATGCAGAGGATCAGCTAACACCGCTGGGTCACCATCTGGCCGCCCTGCCAGTGGACGTGCGCATTGGTAAGCTGATGCTTTACGGAGCCATCTTCCACTGCCTGGACAGTGTTCTGACTATTGCCGCCTGCCTGAGCAACAAGTCCCCGTTTGTGAGTCCCTTCAACAAGCGCGCGGAGGCCGACAAGTGCAAGAAAATGTTTGCCTTGGGCAACAGCGATCATCTCACTGTGCTCAATGCCTACAAG AAATGGCTGGATGTTGCCAAGAGAGGAAACTACGCGGCCAGCAGAAACTACGCCTCCGAGCACTTCCTTTCCTTGAATACTCTTGAGACGATTGCGGACCTAAAGTATCAGTACCTAGAGCTTCTGGTTTCCATTGGATTCGTGCCTGTCAATGTGCCACGCAGACGGAAAAATGCCTGCGACAATATACTCCAGCTGACAG GGGTCGAGCAAAACCAGAATGGAGAAAACAACCGTTTGCTTACCTCCTTGCTGTGCGCTGCCCTCTATCCCAACATTGTTAAGATTATGACCCCGGAACGCGTCTACATCCAGACTGCGGGCGGAGCTGTTCCCCGCGAACCGAGCGCGCAGGACCTGCGTTTCAAGACGCGTGGCGACGGCTACGTTAAAATTCACCCCTCGTCTGTCAACTCCCATGTGGCTGTCTTCCAGGCACCCTTCCTCGTCTTCCA
- the LOC108120033 gene encoding uncharacterized protein, producing the protein MSNKRQNEVPVENMADDTSLGSISDDEKARGDPNVFLSYLRQANEYLEQRVKTLEAQRDRMLAQKLNLMSQITMHQVSETTILTSVLKLLDELNHRLLNEFQKTERLEDDNHKKNRERCERLIEELRASQPGTSFDKYTIMPCSELEKVIEVMEHQLDGIRARKFVVNKEMLKVKKEFDKEYVNLRKDYDALSVVERQVIEIAENLQFEQALRNTKKPTKKN; encoded by the exons ATGTCCAATAAGCGCCAAAACGAGGTGCCCGTCGAGAATATGGCGGATGATACGTCGCTTGGGAGTATTTCAGACGATGAGAAGGCAAGAGGCGACCCGAACGTGTTTCTTTCCTACTTG CGCCAAGCGAATGAGTATCTGGAACAGAGAGTCAAGACTCTAGAGGCGCAGAGGGACAGGATGTTGGCCCAGAAGTTGAATTTGATGTCACAAATAACTATGCATCAGGTCTCTGAAACAACGATCTTGACGAGCGTCCTCAAGCTACTAGACGAGTTGAACCATCGTCTCCTTAACGAATTTCAGAAGACTGAGAGACTGGAAGATGACAATCACAAGAAGAATAGGGAGCGCTGCGAGCGTTTAATTGAAGAGCTGAGGGCATCCCAGCCGGGCACTTCCTTTGACAAGTACACCATAATG CCATGCAGCGAGCTAGAGAAAGTGATTGAGGTAATGGAGCATCAACTAGATGGAATACGTGCCAGGAAGTTTGTCGTAAACAAGGAGATGCTCAAGGTCAAGAAGGAATTTGACAAAGAATATGTTAACCTTCGCAAGGATTATGATGCTCTGAGCGTAGTCGAAAGACAAGTTAT CGAAATTGCTGAAAACTTACAGTTTGAACAGGCACTGCGCAACACCAagaagccaacaaaaaaaaattaa
- the LOC108120032 gene encoding uncharacterized protein gives MVNRLSEQLVEAKAKCSDFRNAVKLNVWGSDLDDISICLQMPRLEVLALSVNKINSLSSLQNCHRLKELYLRKNAIASFDELNYLKNAHDLSSLWLEGNPCSDAAGGHYRANVLRKLPQLKKLDDVDVLDQELQAALRHEYYPEPKSNTGVTPVPEPPNSPKLKARRERLEREREYEREMERERERDQERERELERNRDRSREMTEMAELERAPYADSPAGSPRSRRSPVPEARFTQTEVHSPPNRRAGSALDSSEASQSLNNDHVRRCIPPNFHSNQMSPRSAAASVSSAASTAAPATIGQQYYRNTVSDMATVGHPDRLIDSRPYDMVASVSPQTPSPLGVPYYAGFGLGGGAMGAGSHGNSPGTTEHQRHSRMNDNLLRATMILINEMDGPTLEALSRAIHDHVASQSMRY, from the coding sequence ATGGTCAACCGTCTAAGTGAACAGCTGGTTGAGGCCAAGGCCAAATGCTCTGATTTTCGCAATGCCGTCAAACTGAATGTGTGGGGCAGCGACCTGGACGACATATCAATCTGCCTCCAGATGCCGCGCTTGGAAGTGCTGGCCCTGAGCGTCAACAAGATCAACTCGCTGAGTTCCTTGCAGAACTGCCATCGTCTCAAGGAGCTGTACTTGCGAAAGAATGCTATCGCAAGCTTTGAtgaattgaattatttaaagAACGCTCATGACTTGTCCTCCCTCTGGTTGGAGGGCAATCCGTGTTCCGATGCAGCTGGCGGCCACTACCGCGCCAACGTTCTGCGCAAGCTGCCCCAACTAAAGAAGCTTGACGATGTGGATGTCCTCGATCAGGAGCTGCAGGCTGCCCTTCGCCATGAGTATTACCCTGAGCCGAAAAGCAACACCGGTGTAACGCCAGTGCCCGAGCCGCCGAACAGTCCCAAGCTCAAGGCTCGCCGGGAGCGTCTCGAGCGGGAGCGCGAATACGAACGCGAGATGGAACGAGAGCGCGAGAGGGACCAGGAGCGGGAGCGCGAACTAGAGCGCAACCGAGACCGCAGCCGGGAAATGACTGAAATGGCGGAGCTTGAACGTGCGCCTTATGCAGATTCGCCAGCTGGCTCGCCCCGGAGTCGCCGATCACCAGTCCCAGAGGCACGCTTCACACAGACTGAAGTCCATAGTCCGCCTAACCGCAGAGCCGGTTCTGCCCTCGACTCCTCGGAGGCCTCACAGAGTCTAAACAACGACCATGTGCGCCGATGCATACCGCCCAACTTTCATTCCAACCAGATGAGCCCCCGTTCTGCGGCTGCGTCGGTGTCTTCGGCCGCATCCACTGCAGCTCCTGCTACCATCGGACAACAGTACTACCGTAATACCGTCTCGGACATGGCCACCGTTGGGCACCCTGACCGTCTGATTGACAGTCGTCCTTACGATATGGTGGCCAGTGTCTCGCCGCAGACTCCCAGTCCACTGGGAGTCCCCTATTATGCGGGTTTTGGACTGGGCGGCGGGGCAATGGGAGCCGGCAGCCATGGCAACTCGCCCGGCACCACAGAGCATCAACGCCATTCGCGCATGAACGACAATCTGCTGCGAGCCACTATGATCCTCATTAATGAAATGGACGGGCCCACTCTAGAGGCCCTCAGCCGCGCCATCCACGATCATGTGGCAAGCCAGTCGATGCGATACTAG